One genomic segment of Drosophila willistoni isolate 14030-0811.24 chromosome 2R unlocalized genomic scaffold, UCI_dwil_1.1 Seg200, whole genome shotgun sequence includes these proteins:
- the LOC6643569 gene encoding LOW QUALITY PROTEIN: protein strawberry notch homolog 1 (The sequence of the model RefSeq protein was modified relative to this genomic sequence to represent the inferred CDS: deleted 2 bases in 2 codons; substituted 2 bases at 2 genomic stop codons) encodes MPSKQNSVTRSSHKSLVDFKPKFLDSKDIENESQPLAKRILLSMQTEAGKLMVQKMVASAAKQENSKISSPPKEKEPELLLFPSRSSLVVPNFEKPDGTIFNGKTTSSTNVLRKRKYNQSNNNDDENEKINENVSYLNNWPIHDYTNKENQEESNFKPNDSISKANIFDSGQEIKREILHRSEDNSSSLYVDYKPNSDNQGEPEISFNFTYDNIKNEIKSIPTVYKNINGNVNINDVKNVSINIDFSNLVLNTETNDEVVKGRKFDIPSDLEIDARLQAELDSLLPSEESEIDARLQAELDSLPFIEVDNTEDKELDEFMKSLFVYEGRPEVVEGMVVEEVPTTASAIEGPQTQIRVPLGSDPKNCAQISYAAVENQMPVDEMQVPHKDLDLDLDNPIFFPLVGAPNSDFLQPMRTFGYFRNGHGEDIPVSFVMGPDGLVTNVSMVSDDGNGIGLPLDQQMESLTAAQLDQILKSGRTYLAKPPGAKSSSSSSSAPNRKMVPKKLEEEVPDDEGLPREPAVEDEEADYEEIGVSDTFAEYWPSKLKLGKAHPDPVVETATLSSVELPDINMKLALANNFEAADSLSALQMEAVVYACQAHQQILPSGERAGFLLGDGAGVGKGRAIAGIIYENYLHGRKRALWISVSSDLKFDAERDLSDIGADDKIPVVALSKFKYSRIDSQENDNFKKGVIFCTYTSLIGESQTSKHKYRTRLLQLVHWLTRKFDGVIVFDECHKAKNLSLMNGGKSTKTGTTVLELQQLCPKARVVYASATGASEPRNMAYMVRLGLWGRGTAYAEFPDFVNAVEKRGIGAMEIVAMDMKLRGTYIARQLSFKDVSFRIEEILMSKDFRKVYNMSAELWAEIHNKLQRCCRLMSVENRIQKIITCQFWCAHQRFFKNLCIASKLNQVVKMTRIAIRTGKAVVIGLQSTGESRTLEHLDRNQGTISTFVSTSKMILQSFVEKHFPAPNRDAFRHLVNTGEFLKQSLTKKSRSEFSDDDEEEDPDPADSDVEMYENNWLSDDEDNNNNNNKHKQQNNKAGTTRKRRGRPPNPDKAEKVTMHERILQHLCTTLRNRNDDDDDDEPGRSRANKIKVAERDVERCINMREALLDKIETVGRRLPPNTLDKLIADLGGPNMVAEMTGRRGRVICDEFEGYKYETRCDSDATTDMVNYREKQRFMQGSKHVAIISEAASSGISLQSDRRVSNQRRRLHITLELPWSADRAIQQFGRTHRSNQVNSPEYVFVITDLAGERRFASTVAKRLESLGALTQGDRRATDARDLSQFNIDNNIGRAALDSVMQQITGMKTLERCFVPSTFKGNFVLDCAHALASVGMINCAEEGKIKIFSIEKDSSNISKFLNRILGCRVEIQNAFFKFFMDNMYSLILKLKRSGHFDLGILDLDAHGASVKPIKLIRFVRKHSTGTAATELHTVSVERGMSFEVALSKYRREGLYDYEGFYILQQNRQNKNSAILCLRAATDSTDVKSANKINLQIYRPNTGPQVRTETVNSLTSRYAKVPPEVARSFWQQQYDVCLTRCSHVFWNRICPFKGGCEVGLRVRTYHVLSGLMLPIWDRIELIIHKGMEQKIQILRLKTDKXXGEIVGTVVPHAVYDELVKNLAYDSVMELQNISGRKE; translated from the exons aTGCCAAGTAAACAAAATTCAGTAACAAGATCCTCGCACAAGTCCTTGGTAGATTTTAAACCAAAATTTTTGGATTCGAAAGACATCGAGAATGAAAGTCAACCACTGGCAAAAAGGATTCTACTATCAATGCAAACTGAAGCAGGTAAATTAATGGTTCAGAAAATGGTTGCATCGGCCGCCAAACAGGAAAACAGCAAAATTTCCTCGCCTCCAAAGGAGAAAGAACCAGAATTGCTGCTGTTCCCATCAAGATCAAGCCTGGTGGTTCCAAATTTCGAAAAACCTGATGGaactatttttaatggaaagACGACAAGTTCGACAAATGTTTTACGAAAACGCAAATATAATCAATctaataataatgatgatgagaaTGAGAAAATTAATGAGAATGTGagttatttaaataattggccCATTCATGACTACACGAATAAAGAGAATCAAGAAG AATCAAATTTTAAGCCAAATGACTCGATTTCAAAAGCTAACATTTTTGATTCCGGGCAAGAAATAAAAAGGGAAATTCTACACAGAAGCGAGGACAACAGTAGTTCTTTATATGTCGACTATAAACCCAATTCGGATAATCAAGGGGAACCagaaattagttttaattttacatATGATAATatcaaaaacgaaataaagtcGATTCCAAcagtatataaaaatattaatggCAATGTGAATATAAATGATGTGAAAAATGTTTCCATAAACATTGATTTTTCGAATCTTGTGCTGAATACGGAAACGAATGATGAAGTGGTGAAAGGTAGGAAATTTGATATACCATCTGATCTTGAGATAGATGCCCGTCTACAAGCTGAATTGGACTCATTGCTACCGTCTGAGGAATCCGAAATAGATGCTCGCCTACAGGCCGAACTTGACTCATTGCCCTTCATCGAGGTGGATAATACAGAAGATAAGGAATTGGATGAATTTATGAAATCGCTTTTCGTATACGAAGGCCGACCAGAGGTGGTGGAGGGAATGGTGGTGGAGGAGGTACCCACAACTGCTAGTGCCATAGAAGGTCCACAAACACAGATACGTGTTCCCCTTGGTTCAGATCCAAAAAATTGTGCACAAATATCATATGCGGCAGTGGAAAATCAAATGCCAGTGGATGAAATGCAAGTACCCCATAAAGATTTGGATTTGGATTTGGATAATCCAATATTTTTTCCCTTGGTGGGTGCACCCAATTCAGATTTTCTACAACCAATGCGAACTTTTGGGTATTTCCGAAATGGTCACGGTGAGGATATTCCCGTGTCTTTTGTTATGGGACCAGATGGTTTGGTGACCAATGTTTCCATGGTCTCTGATGACGGTAACGGAATTGGTTTGCCATTGGATCAGCAAATGGAGAGCCTTACAGCTGCACAACTGGATCAAATACTGAAGAGTGGCCGTACATATTTAGCCAAGCCACCAGGGGCTaaatcatcgtcatcgtcgtcgtcagcTCCTAATCGTAAAATGGTTCCCAAGAAACTAGAAGAAGAAGTACCAGATGATGAAGGTCTTCCACGAGAACCAGCTGTGGAAGATGAAGAAGCTGATTATGAGGAAATTGGCGTATCCGACACATTTGCCGAATATTGGCCCAGTAAACTGAAACTTGGCAAGGCCCATCCAGATCCAGTTGTTGAAACTGCAACTCTATCCTCGGTGGAATTACCCGATATAAATATGAAGTTGGCACTGGCGAATAATTTTGAGGCTGCTGACTCTTTGAGTGCCCTGCAAATGGAAGCAGTTGTCTATGCTTGTCAGGCTCATCAACAGATTCTTCCCAGTGGCGAACGAGCTGGTTTCCTCTTGGGTGATGGAGCTGGTGTCGGTAAAGGCCGGGCCATAGCTGGCATTATATATGAAAACTATTTGCATGGACGCAAACGTGCCCTATGGATATCGGTTTCAAGTGACCTCAAATTCGATGCTGAACGGGACCTTTCTGACATTGGGGCCGATGATAAGATTCCGGTGGTAGCATTGAGCAAATTCAAATATAGTCGCATTGATTCCCAGGAGAATGATAATTTCAAGAAGGGTGTAATATTTTGTACATATACTTCGCTAATTGGTGAGTCGCAAACCTCAAAGCACAAGTATAGGACACGTTTGCTGCAGTTGGTGCATTGGCTGACCAGGAAATTCGACGGTGTCATTGTCTTCGATGAGTGCCACAAGGCCAAGAATTTGAGTTTGATGAATGGCGGCAAGTCGACAAAGACGGGAACTACGGTCTTAGAGCTGCAACAGCTTTGTCCCAAAGCCCGAGTTGTTTACGCTTCGGCCACGGGAGCCAGTGAGCCACGCAATATGGCTTATATGGTTCGTTTGGGTCTCTGGGGTCGCGGAACGGCCTATGCTGAGTTCCCAGATTTCGTTAATGCTGTCGAGAAGAGGGGCATCGGTGCCATGGAAATTGTGGCAATGGATATGAAATTGCGTGGCACATATATAGCACGTCAATTGAGCTTCAAGGATGTCAGCTTTCGCATTGAAGAGATTCTCATGTCTAAGGATTTCCGTAAGGTGTACAATATGTCTGCTGAACTATGGGCTGAGATTCACAACAAACTCCAAAGATGCTGTCGTCTCATGAGCGTAGAGAATCGCATACAAAAGATTATCACTTGCCAGTTTTGGTGTGCCCATCAGCGTTTCTTTAAGAATCTTTGCATAGCGTCCAAGCTTAATCAAGTAGTGAAAATGACTCGCATTGCCATCCGCACCGGAAAAGCGGTTGTTATTGGTCTTCAGTCCACGGGAGAGTCAAGGACTTTGGAACACTTGGATCGAAATCAGGGAACCATAAGTACCTTTGTGTCCACATCGAAAATGATATTGCAATCGTTTGTGGAGAAACATTTTCCAGCCCCAAATAGAGATGCATTTCGTCATTTAGTTAATACTGgagaatttttaaaacaatcaCTTACTAAAAAATCTCGTTCAGAATTCTCCGATGACGACGAAGAAGAAGACCCGGACCCAGCGGACAGTGATGTCGAAATGTATGAAAACAACTGGTTATCAGATGATGAggataataataacaataataataaacataagcaacaaaataacaaagcaGGAACTACACGCAAACGTCGTGGAAGGCCACCAAATCCAGATAAAG CTGAAAAAGTAACCATGCACGAGCGCATTTTACAGCACTTATGCACCACTTTGCGTAATCgaaatgatgatgacgatgatgatgagccCGGACGCAGTAGAGCAAATAAGATCAAAGTTGCAGAGCGCGATGTAGAACGTTGTATTAATATGCGTGAAGCTCTTTTGGATAAGATTGAGACTGTCGGACGTCGTTTGCCACCAAATACTTTGGACAAACTGATCGCTGATCTAGGCGGTCCGAATATGGTGGCCGAAATGACTGGCCGTCGAGGACGTGTGATTTGTGATGAATTCGAGGGCTATAAATACGAAACTCGTTGCGATAGTGATGCTACAACTGATATGGTCAATTATAGGGAGAAGCAACGTTTTATGCAAGGTAGCAAGCATGTGGCTATAATATCTGAAGCTGCCTCTAGCGGCATTTCACTGCAGAGTGACAGACGTGTCTCCAATCAGCGACGACGTTTGCACATTACCCTGGAGTTGCCGTGGAGTGCTGATCGAGCTATACAACAATTTGGCAGAACTCATCGTTCCAATCAGGTCAATTCACCGGAATATGTATTCGTTATTACGGATTTGGCAGGCGAACGTCGTTTCGCCTCGACAGTGGCCAAACGTTTGGAGAGCTTGGGTGCACTTACCCAGGGCGATCGTCGAGCCACCGATGCTCGTGATTTATCGCAATTCAATATCGATAATAACATTGGACGCGCTGCCCTAGATAGTGTTATGCAACAGATTACTGGCATGAAGACATTGGAACGTTGTTTTGTGCCTTCAACGTTTAAGGGCAATTTCGTACTTGATTGTGCCCATGCCTTGGCTAGCGTTGGTATGATCAATTGTGCTGAAGAGGGGAAGATTAAGATATTTTCCATTGAAAAAGATAGTAGCAACATATCAAAATTCTTGAATCGAATTTTGGGATGCCGTGTTGAGATACAAAATGCTTTCTTCAAGTTCTTCATGGACAATATGTATTCACTGATCTTAAAACTGAAGCGTTCTGGTCACTTTGATTTGGGTATACTCGATCTAGATGCCCATGGAGCCAGTGTCAAGCCCATTAAGCTAATCCGATTTGTTCGAAAACATTCGACAGGGACTGCAGCCACTGAATTGCATACAGTGTCTGTTGAACGTGGCATGTCCTTTGAAGTGGCCCTATCAAA ATATCGCAGAGAGGGTCTATATGATTATGAAGGTTTCTATATACTCCAACAGAATAGACAGAATAAGAACTCAGCCATACTCTGTCTGCGTGCTGCAACAGACTCAACGGATGTTAAGTCAGCAAATAAGATAAATTTGCAAATATATCGTCCCAATACCGGGCCACAGGTTCGCACTGAGACGGTCAATTCATTAACCAGCCGATATGCCAAAGTGCCACCCGAGGTTGCACGTTCATTTTGGCAGCAACAATATGACGTGTGTCTGACAAGATGTTCGCATGTCTTTTGGAATAGAATTTGCCCCTTTAAAGGTGGTTGTGAGGTGGGTTTACGTGTGCGTACCTATCATGTGCTATCGGGGTTGATGTTGCCCATATGGGATCGCATTGAGCTGATTATCCACAAAGGAATGGAACAGAAGATACAAATTCTTCGA TTAAAAACCGATAAATAATAGGGGGAAATTGTTGGTACAGTTGTCCCTCATGCC GTCTATGATGAACTCGTTAAGAATTTGGCCTATGATTCA